A portion of the Cellulophaga algicola DSM 14237 genome contains these proteins:
- a CDS encoding SDR family NAD(P)-dependent oxidoreductase codes for MSENKGMVAVVTGATGGIGFEVAKRLGKDGYTVVLNGIEDEAGAKRVEELKAEGIEAEYFGFDVTKDEAVTENITAIGNKYGRIDVLVNNAGGLGGRSRFEEMTTEFYRFVMALNLDSVFFASRAAIPFLKKGNHPSIINYTSNAGWTAGGPGAGIYGTSKAGVHAITRALAKDLAEYGIRVNAVSPGTIDTPFHAQIKATKPEVFASWANNIMLGRLGQPEDVAGVVSFLASKDASFITAETIQIGGGQALGI; via the coding sequence ATGAGTGAGAATAAAGGAATGGTAGCTGTAGTAACAGGTGCAACTGGTGGTATTGGTTTTGAAGTAGCAAAAAGATTAGGTAAAGATGGGTATACTGTTGTTTTAAACGGTATCGAAGATGAAGCAGGAGCGAAAAGAGTTGAAGAACTTAAAGCTGAAGGAATTGAAGCTGAATATTTTGGTTTTGACGTTACAAAAGATGAAGCTGTAACGGAAAACATTACTGCTATCGGAAATAAATATGGTAGAATCGATGTATTGGTAAACAATGCTGGTGGTTTAGGTGGAAGATCTAGATTTGAAGAAATGACAACTGAATTTTACAGATTTGTTATGGCATTAAATCTTGATTCTGTATTTTTTGCTTCAAGAGCAGCAATCCCTTTTCTTAAAAAAGGAAATCACCCTTCTATAATCAACTACACATCAAACGCAGGTTGGACAGCAGGTGGACCTGGAGCAGGTATCTACGGTACTTCTAAAGCAGGTGTTCATGCTATTACTAGAGCTTTAGCTAAAGATTTAGCTGAATACGGAATTAGAGTAAACGCAGTTTCTCCGGGGACTATTGATACACCTTTCCACGCGCAAATTAAAGCAACGAAACCAGAAGTTTTTGCTTCATGGGCAAATAATATTATGTTAGGAAGATTAGGACAACCAGAAGATGTTGCTGGTGTTGTTTCTTTCTTAGCAAGTAAAGATGCCTCTTTTATTACTGCAGAAACTATCCAAATTGGTGGTGGTCAAGCATTAGGAATCTAA
- a CDS encoding MFS transporter: MKVKGLRWWVVCLVALAAVINYIDRQAFGALWPNIAKDLFPEMGPDDTKVIYATISAVFILSYAAGQTIFGKIFDWIGTRIGFALSIGIWSIATMIHVFAKGMISFSIFRSILGIAEAGNWPGAAKANAEWFPTKERAFAQGIFNSGAAIGGIVAYPVIGLLSAYLEWKAIFLCVGLLGLLWLLPWLFIVKSSPEKHPWLSEDEKKYILSGQKNQDIDEDGDYDDGYNPTTGKLLKHKESWGVIIASAAIDPIWWLFIVWIPIYLNEVFGLNVKEIAFSAWVPYVGAMLGAWFGGLLAQNRLSNGWSVDKTRKMVITLGCLIMIPCFFLLKAPGSAMNAVIIMAVLLFGFQTAIGNVQTLPSDMFSGKIVGTLSGFAGTAAKLGAFGLTILIPILTKGGNYTSAFLIGGALSAIALMAVWVLCPKIEPLKPKLKR; this comes from the coding sequence ATGAAAGTAAAAGGATTAAGATGGTGGGTAGTATGTCTCGTGGCTTTGGCTGCGGTTATCAATTACATAGATAGACAAGCTTTTGGAGCGCTTTGGCCTAACATTGCTAAAGACTTATTTCCAGAAATGGGGCCGGATGATACAAAAGTCATATATGCTACCATATCAGCTGTTTTTATCTTGTCTTATGCTGCTGGTCAGACAATATTTGGAAAGATATTCGATTGGATAGGTACTAGAATTGGTTTTGCACTGTCTATAGGTATTTGGTCTATAGCAACAATGATTCATGTTTTCGCAAAAGGCATGATAAGTTTTTCAATTTTTAGATCAATCTTAGGTATTGCAGAAGCTGGTAATTGGCCAGGAGCAGCTAAAGCTAACGCGGAATGGTTCCCTACCAAAGAAAGAGCTTTTGCTCAAGGTATATTTAATTCGGGTGCTGCAATTGGTGGTATTGTAGCTTATCCCGTTATTGGCTTGCTATCTGCTTATTTAGAGTGGAAAGCAATATTTCTTTGTGTTGGTTTATTAGGTTTATTATGGTTGTTGCCTTGGCTTTTCATCGTAAAGTCATCACCAGAAAAACATCCTTGGTTATCAGAAGATGAAAAAAAGTATATTCTCTCTGGTCAAAAAAACCAAGACATAGATGAAGATGGAGACTATGATGATGGTTATAATCCAACCACAGGAAAATTACTTAAACATAAAGAGAGTTGGGGAGTAATCATAGCTTCTGCAGCTATTGATCCTATCTGGTGGTTATTCATCGTTTGGATTCCTATATATCTTAATGAGGTTTTTGGTTTAAATGTTAAAGAAATTGCCTTCTCAGCATGGGTACCTTACGTGGGAGCTATGTTAGGAGCATGGTTTGGAGGACTTTTAGCTCAAAATAGATTGAGTAATGGTTGGTCAGTGGATAAAACACGTAAAATGGTAATTACATTAGGTTGTTTAATTATGATACCTTGTTTCTTCTTATTAAAAGCACCTGGATCTGCAATGAATGCAGTAATTATTATGGCAGTTTTATTATTTGGTTTTCAAACAGCTATAGGAAACGTTCAGACCTTACCTAGTGATATGTTCAGTGGAAAAATAGTTGGGACTTTATCTGGATTTGCAGGTACAGCAGCCAAATTAGGAGCTTTTGGGTTAACGATCTTAATACCTATATTAACAAAAGGAGGGAACTATACATCTGCGTTTTTAATAGGGGGTGCTTTGTCGGCGATAGCACTTATGGCAGTTTGGGTATTGTGCCCTAAAATAGAACCGTTAAAGCCTAAATTAAAAAGATAA
- a CDS encoding FadR/GntR family transcriptional regulator: MKLEIIAKNENQDIQKEIIANIRELISYKNLEPGDKLPSERMLSEKFGVSRSNLREAIQKLEFYGLLNSKPQSGTFIANIGAIAMDGMLEDILRLEEPGFKSLVETRILLELKTVRLAALRRTDEDLKLLKAALDAYEAKVKDGKDAVQEDLLFHLAIARASGNSSMNTFMLIITPEIITNFEKYHVCNSNQSLLGIKEHTEIFEAIESQNPQLAKEKMKIHFKMLYQYCYNTDDIKID; encoded by the coding sequence ATGAAGTTAGAAATTATTGCCAAAAATGAAAATCAGGATATTCAAAAAGAAATTATAGCTAATATCAGAGAGCTTATAAGTTATAAGAATCTTGAACCTGGTGATAAGCTACCTTCAGAAAGAATGCTTTCAGAAAAATTCGGAGTAAGTCGTAGCAATTTACGAGAAGCTATTCAGAAATTAGAGTTTTATGGTTTACTAAATTCAAAGCCACAAAGTGGAACTTTTATAGCAAATATTGGGGCAATCGCGATGGACGGAATGCTAGAAGATATTCTAAGGTTAGAGGAGCCTGGTTTTAAGTCATTGGTAGAAACTAGAATTTTATTAGAATTAAAAACAGTAAGATTAGCAGCCCTTCGTAGAACAGATGAAGATTTAAAATTGCTAAAAGCAGCTCTTGATGCTTATGAAGCAAAAGTAAAAGATGGGAAGGATGCCGTACAAGAAGATTTATTATTTCATTTAGCCATAGCAAGGGCTAGTGGTAATAGTTCTATGAATACCTTTATGTTAATTATTACCCCTGAAATCATCACCAATTTTGAGAAGTATCATGTATGTAATAGTAATCAATCCTTATTAGGAATAAAAGAACATACAGAAATTTTTGAAGCTATTGAATCTCAGAACCCTCAATTGGCTAAAGAAAAAATGAAAATACATTTTAAAATGCTATATCAGTATTGTTATAATACAGACGATATAAAAATAGATTAA
- a CDS encoding polysaccharide lyase family 7 protein translates to MNNTRKEFIVFLTILLISVNATSQVMKSSVTDSVILVEKKKKKKKSKKVRLPKIDLSHWKVTLPVLNDFGKPYEISPPEIKDFASNAIAKPYMYIDSTKGAIVFHALPTDSKTNNTKYSRSELREQMVPGDNNTNWTFEQGARMKGKLAMEEVTKDADGKYHRVIIMQIHGRLTNEQKELIGAKDNNAPPILKIYWDKGKIRVKTKVLKNKFVNNTAILLDEAWDDDEGYNFPTEVGFRKFTLEIKVEKGKMVVILNNSEYAVYEGVDINRWNVFENYFKAGNYFQSRDKDSHAKVKFYELEVSH, encoded by the coding sequence ATGAATAATACCCGAAAAGAATTCATAGTTTTTTTGACTATACTACTTATTTCTGTTAACGCTACTTCTCAAGTAATGAAAAGTAGCGTTACAGATTCGGTTATTTTGGTGGAAAAGAAAAAGAAGAAGAAAAAAAGTAAAAAAGTAAGACTTCCAAAAATAGATTTAAGTCATTGGAAAGTAACTTTACCTGTTTTGAATGATTTTGGAAAGCCTTATGAAATAAGTCCTCCTGAAATTAAAGACTTTGCCAGTAATGCAATAGCAAAACCTTATATGTATATAGATTCTACTAAAGGGGCTATCGTTTTTCATGCACTGCCTACGGATTCTAAAACAAACAATACCAAGTATTCAAGAAGTGAGTTAAGAGAGCAAATGGTTCCTGGTGATAACAATACCAATTGGACCTTTGAACAAGGAGCTAGAATGAAAGGAAAATTAGCAATGGAGGAAGTTACCAAAGATGCTGATGGAAAATACCATAGAGTTATCATCATGCAAATTCATGGTAGATTAACCAATGAACAAAAAGAATTAATAGGAGCAAAAGACAATAATGCCCCACCCATTTTAAAAATATATTGGGACAAAGGAAAAATTAGAGTCAAGACTAAAGTATTAAAAAATAAATTTGTTAATAATACAGCAATCTTACTTGATGAAGCTTGGGATGATGATGAAGGATACAATTTTCCAACCGAAGTAGGTTTTAGAAAATTCACTCTTGAAATAAAAGTAGAAAAAGGTAAAATGGTAGTTATTTTAAATAATTCAGAATATGCCGTTTATGAAGGAGTAGATATAAATAGGTGGAATGTTTTTGAAAATTATTTTAAAGCAGGAAATTATTTTCAGAGTAGAGACAAAGATTCTCATGCTAAAGTCAAGTTTTACGAACTAGAAGTATCACATTAA
- a CDS encoding PKD domain-containing protein — protein sequence MKNKLNIFRKTVLLLASIIVTSSFVSCVGSDTFRDELADTGSKEDTVFPAANFDYTADQENFKFINFTDLSTEAASYAWDFGSGATSTERDPSNEFAGEGTYPVTLIASDGNGVSSTVTLDVVVVDELVAAFQCQDFLCDPRTPWAGVDRGTTSSYSASSSPTPPDDNGAAKLSSSSNFLDQSIRVVSGATYEVTFWYVSKSSGTSAGALLIEDTDTGDDILSQAIPLSASASSYEEISFRFTVGDETENIRFNIEYAGTEVRFSKISIDRI from the coding sequence ATGAAAAATAAACTAAATATTTTCCGCAAGACAGTCTTGTTGCTTGCAAGTATAATCGTAACAAGTTCTTTTGTTAGTTGTGTTGGTTCTGATACTTTCAGAGATGAATTGGCAGATACGGGATCTAAAGAAGATACTGTATTTCCAGCGGCAAACTTTGATTATACAGCAGATCAAGAGAATTTCAAATTTATAAACTTCACAGATCTTTCTACTGAAGCAGCTTCTTATGCATGGGACTTTGGAAGTGGAGCCACCTCTACAGAAAGAGATCCTTCTAATGAGTTTGCTGGTGAAGGTACATACCCAGTTACATTAATTGCTAGTGATGGTAATGGCGTATCTTCAACGGTTACTTTAGATGTCGTAGTTGTAGATGAGTTAGTAGCAGCTTTTCAATGTCAAGATTTCTTATGTGATCCTAGAACGCCTTGGGCCGGGGTAGATAGAGGAACTACTAGTTCTTATTCAGCAAGTTCTTCTCCAACACCTCCAGATGACAATGGTGCTGCTAAATTAAGTAGTAGCTCAAACTTTCTTGATCAAAGTATACGTGTAGTTTCAGGAGCTACCTATGAAGTTACATTTTGGTATGTAAGTAAATCTTCTGGTACTTCTGCTGGAGCACTTTTAATTGAAGATACTGATACTGGAGATGACATCCTTAGTCAAGCTATTCCATTATCTGCTAGTGCTTCTAGTTATGAAGAAATTTCATTCAGATTTACAGTAGGTGATGAAACAGAGAACATAAGATTTAATATTGAATATGCAGGTACTGAAGTTAGATTTTCTAAAATTAGTATTGATAGAATATAG
- a CDS encoding RagB/SusD family nutrient uptake outer membrane protein, which yields MKHIKYLIVALSVSVSVFVSCDTDEYLNPLPDTAVAVDGFFQSDADVLSGVIGIYDALQGVNSNTESNIGDVNRGVQFEHLLTEHRTDNTRNATLEGSKADFHRYVVNANNVESEDYYASMYEVIFRANNLLDFIEFADESNQEKYTAEAKFLRAYAYFKLVRMFGDVPLVTSVVGPTENESLFTRIPEAQVYAQIVTDLQEAVNVLDNSSKSRASKAAAQGILAKVYMSQPSPDYSSAQQLCESIINSSNFDLESNFHDVFYDELNDEIIFAIQYETGNSAESQSFSAEFTSSTRAGSEDGQNIVNDNLVADFALYGGNRTAESYITFGTSNEVIKFLPEGSDITTTPPTYGISARDAGNDYIALRYADVLLMHVEAIMAGGASTNNAAALSSFQAVRDRAGLPTIVSIITKEDLLIERRVELAFENQRWFDLLRFGVADAVLSAHATEMGYIFDARKLLLPIPSREINISGGLLTQNPGY from the coding sequence ATGAAACATATAAAATATTTAATTGTTGCGCTATCCGTATCCGTATCCGTTTTTGTTTCCTGTGATACTGATGAGTACTTAAACCCATTACCTGATACCGCAGTTGCAGTAGATGGTTTCTTTCAATCAGATGCAGATGTGTTGTCTGGAGTTATTGGAATTTATGATGCCCTTCAAGGGGTGAACAGTAACACAGAATCAAATATTGGTGATGTTAATAGAGGAGTTCAATTTGAGCATCTTTTGACTGAGCACCGTACAGATAATACTAGAAATGCAACGCTAGAGGGTTCTAAGGCTGATTTTCATAGGTATGTAGTTAATGCAAATAATGTAGAATCGGAAGATTATTATGCTTCTATGTATGAAGTTATTTTCAGAGCTAACAATCTTTTAGATTTTATTGAATTTGCAGATGAAAGTAATCAAGAAAAGTATACAGCTGAGGCTAAATTCTTAAGAGCTTATGCATACTTTAAATTAGTTAGAATGTTTGGTGATGTGCCTTTAGTAACTTCGGTTGTAGGGCCTACAGAGAATGAATCTCTTTTTACTAGAATCCCTGAAGCACAAGTTTATGCTCAAATTGTGACTGATTTACAGGAAGCAGTTAATGTCTTAGATAATTCATCTAAGTCAAGAGCATCGAAAGCTGCTGCACAAGGTATTTTGGCAAAAGTATATATGTCACAGCCAAGTCCTGATTATTCTTCTGCACAACAGTTGTGTGAGTCTATAATTAATAGCTCAAATTTCGATTTAGAAAGTAATTTTCATGATGTATTTTATGATGAATTAAATGATGAAATCATTTTTGCTATTCAATACGAAACAGGTAATAGTGCTGAAAGTCAAAGTTTTTCAGCAGAATTTACTTCTTCTACTCGTGCAGGTTCTGAAGATGGTCAAAACATTGTTAATGATAACTTAGTTGCTGATTTTGCACTATATGGAGGAAATAGAACTGCAGAGTCTTATATTACTTTCGGTACTTCAAATGAAGTAATAAAGTTTTTACCAGAAGGTTCAGACATAACAACTACGCCTCCTACGTACGGTATAAGTGCTCGTGATGCGGGTAACGATTATATTGCTTTGCGTTATGCAGATGTGCTGTTAATGCATGTTGAAGCAATTATGGCTGGAGGTGCATCGACCAACAACGCTGCTGCTTTAAGTTCTTTCCAAGCGGTGAGAGATAGAGCAGGTTTACCAACTATTGTTTCTATTATCACTAAAGAAGATCTTTTAATAGAAAGAAGAGTAGAGTTAGCATTTGAAAATCAACGTTGGTTTGATCTACTTAGATTCGGTGTTGCAGATGCTGTATTGAGTGCTCACGCTACTGAAATGGGGTATATCTTTGATGCTAGAAAATTATTATTGCCTATTCCATCCAGAGAAATAAATATAAGCGGAGGTCTTTTAACACAAAACCCTGGATATTAA